The Oncorhynchus masou masou isolate Uvic2021 chromosome 4, UVic_Omas_1.1, whole genome shotgun sequence DNA segment TTATTTCAAGTCAGCGAACTCATTTTCCAAGGCTGAATTATTAGAGACCGCAACTCACGAGATTTTATGGTTAGTTTTAAGTGACGGGTTCGTGGAAATTATAGACCTAAATATATCCCTTGTTGAGTGGTTGTGCTATGATCACTTGGTGTTGTGAGTTGAAAATATTTTTGCTTAATTGAGGCCCATGCAATGGCCTACAAGCTCTATTCTAAGCTTTTGTTTTTCTATATGAAGCCTAGCCCTACTCAACTAATTAGACTGCATAGGCCTACTTCCATACCCTAACTCAAAATATTGGCCAATGTCTGTTTCGCTCAACTTTTAATAGGCTATAATTACAATATTTTCCCGATTGGTCTAAAGTTTAAGTTCAGGTTAATTCATTTTATTTGAGGTCCTACCTAACAATTTGATGGCAAtagcctactcaaacactttAAAGGCTATAAATTAGGTAAATACTTACGGCTAAGCTAAAGGTGGAATGTGTTCTCTGATCCCCACATTTAGACATCTTCGATTGTGTTCGTTGAATGAAGTCAAACGTGTATGGAAACTGTAGCTTAGGTTTAAACGAATATCCTACTGAATGGAGACTATAATTGACACCATTTATTGCGAGAGAAAAATACAAAACTGTAGGGATCAAGAGAACTAGAATAAGGATAAACTATTGCACATGAATGTGATCTATAGTCTATGTTCTATTTAGACATAGGGCATTTCCTTTAGGCCTATATTGTCCCCTAGTCTCTTCATACAATTTACCTTACCATGACTGTAAACTATTGATTAGGAGCACTTTAAACTGAAATATTGTGTGACAGTTCAGTTGATAACTGAAATGTGCACACATTCAATCTGCTTTCCTTCACCTCTTTGGCGTATTACATTTGAGGAGCGTTGCTCCCATTGTTCATTTATTTTCATTCAGCACATGTTCTGCGTTATATATCTGGCGACATATGTTTTTAAAGATCTCCGAATAATCCGAGTAATTGATCCACCGCGCTAATGCCACCATTTTCCCCTTAAGAATTTCCAGAAGTGGACGCTCCTCCTACTCACCTAGCAACCGCGGGCACGTAGCAACGGGTAACCCAATGGGCTTACTCTAAATGGTTCCACCGACTGCGGTTCCTAGGCAACACATATTTTTTTGATGACGTCTTTTCTGTGCAGGAGTATTATGGGCTGTCTGGAATTCACTCCGCGAGACAGGGGAGAAAAATATCTAGCGTTCACCACCAAGCTTTAGCTAACGGTAGCTGGATTGAAGTAAACATGGAGCTGTCTGCAGTTGGGGAACGGGTTTTCGCAGCCGAATCTATCATCAAACGGCGAATAAGGAGAGTATGTGAAACACATTTCCCTAACGTGCATAATATACTTTGATGCGCTACTGCAGTTCCCTAACGAAACGTTATTTTTCTATTTCTGATGACACGCAGGGTCGAATGGAATACCTTGTGAAATGGAAGGGCTGGTCACCGAAGTAAGTTGCGTTGAATTTAATGCTAGAGAACCTTGCTTCTACATGGATGTTGCTGGCTGCTAGCTGTAGTGTTCGCTTGCTAGCTAGGTGGCATCTGCTAGTGACAAAGTCAGCGCAGCACGCTGGCagtgttagcaagctagctaacgttagcccgTATCTTCGCTTGCTTTCCCAATGTAGTGGAAAACTAACCTCTGTCAATTGTATTTTTCTCCATAGATTTAGCACTTGGGAACCGGAGGAAAATATATTGGACTCCCGCCTCTTCGTCGCATTCGAAGAGAGGTAAATTGTATGGATATGGGCCTGTTCATGTTGTACATTCATTGCATGCAATGTTAGCTGCACAGCAAAATAAAATGCATCCGTCACGCAAGTCGCCTATTGCACTTCACTCTCTTGATACTCAAAATGGGTGTCTTGCTGTTCCAGGGAGCGCGAAAGGGAACTATTTGGGCCCAAAAAGAGAGGCCCGAAACCGAAGACATTCCTGCTAAAGGTAGCTATGTTGATATGCATGCATTGTTGAAAATAATCCATCCAACACGCAATGATACTGTGGAATCTACTGAATTTAGGGCTGCATGGTTGGACACGATTTCTAGCATGTGGCATGTAAACAGACCACAGTCTCCACCCACTGTGTATCCACAGGTTCTTCATCTGGTTAATATATAGCAGTTGTTGCACTAATGTAAATATGCAAGTTTGAAGGATCCCAAGTTTTCCCATGAGAATCGCCTTGTTTTCTACCGGTATTAAGGCACATTATATTTAGTGCTAGATGTGTATTTGTGTAGGTGTGAATGTGTATTTAGGGAGACTAATTAGTTAGGCTGGTACTAATAGACCTTTACGTTTTTTTTAAAACCGAATCATGGTAAATTGGTTGGATTGACAGGTAGCCAAATTGATCAATAAACATGCCAGGTTAATTGTTTATATTTCGAAATGAACTCAATTTAGGCCTACACGTGTGGAATATAAAATGTGCTTATAAAAGCGAGGGTATCGTCTATTCGGGTGTGCATCGATTATTCGGCACGGTTAAAAGTTAGCACGTTTTGACGTGTAATCATCAGTAAAGCAATCATTACAGCTAAGACCAAAAGTTTGCATGGGACTGGTTTTAAATTAAATCTTAAAATCTGAAGACGTCATCAAACGAATGCGCGTGTCTTTTCACGAGAGCCGACTATGACAATTGCTTAATACCAGCATCTGATGGCTGTTTTCAAACTGAGCTGCAAAGACATGTCTAACAAGTAACTATTGTGTAAGTGTAAAAGTGCTAGCCAACTGGTGTAGCCTGTAAATTCTTCAGGGGATATAATGACAAGTAAAGATTTTGTCTACTGTCTTCATTTATAATTGTGTACATGTATTGTTGCAATTATACTCTTTGTTATAAAATTGTTTTGCTAATTGCAAGTGCACATTTATTAAGCCATTATAAAGCGGCTGGCATACTCTTAGTATATATCTTTAATGACAAATAAAGAGTGTCCTCAACTGACATTTTAAATTCGTCTTTATGAAAGAGAACATTATACCCACTGAAATTGGAGAAGTGGAAAAACATTTCCCATATTGCCATCGGCAATAGCCTACTTTCAATTTTCCATCTTTGTTGATAAGATTTTCCCCCGTTCAAAAATGTTTCTTCTCTGGTTTCCTTCCCCGTTTAGGCACAAGCTAAAGCTAAAGCCAAATTGTACGAGTTCAGGAGCGATGCAGTCCGGGGGATACGCGTCACCTACCCGACCCCAGAGCCTGTCATCACCCCCAGAGCGCGAGAGGGGCTGAGGGCCGTGGTCCCCACCATTTTCCCACCCAGCACTGTCAACAGGGGCGAGAGTGTGCGGGTCAGGCCCCCAGAACCGGTCCGAGAGCACCGTCAACCAGTCCTCCAGAGGCCCCCAGGCCCCAATGACTTTGTGATTGTCCCCAAGAAGAGAGGGCCCAAACCCAAGCTGCGATTTAAGGACAATCCCTTCAACTCTCCCCCCGCCGCCCTGTCGCCCCCaaagaggagggcagaggagcagGCGACATACGGCCCACTCAAATTGGCCAAGCTGGGCCTGTCCGGTGGTGAAGAGAGGGGGTCTGAGATGAGGGGGATTAAACTAGCCCACAGGCACCAGGAGGAGCTGGGTGGTTATCCCCACAAGCAAATTAGGCCCGTGGCTAGTGGGAGCACACAGCAGCACTGCGGCCCAGACAGGGGCATGTTGCACTCACACAGAATAGGCTCAGACTCCCAGGCCTGCAGGACTAAAGAGTGCCCCTCAAACTACTTATCCCCTCCCCAACTAAAGCACCTATCCAAAAAGAATGTGCATCAACCCAGCGAAGACCATCCACAGAGGGGGAAGCCTTCACTCATCGCCAAAATCCCTGTGTCGCGGATCCTAGGCCATACGGATGAGGTGACTTGGAAGCCTTGCTTGAACAACGTGGAGAAGGTTCTTGTGACTGATGTGACCACAAACTTTTTGACAGTGACTATCAGGGAGAGTAGCACAGATCAAGGATTTTTCAAAGATAAAAGATGATTTCCTCTGATTTTAATTCTCTTCAGCTCTGTCAATCTTGTACCAAATTATTTTGAAAAGTCCGTACTTTATAGTGTCATTTATCATTCAGATTTTTTATGTAATGTATAAAAGCAAATTACAGGATTGTATGTGcagatgtgtgtatgtatatatatatatatatatatatatatattaattataGTTGGAAGTCTAGTAAATGTAATGACCAAAATTAAAGGAAGTCCATTTGAAGCTAATCACCACCCGTAGGCTATTTGAAAGAGTTGCATGCCTTGTGTACAGCGTTTACTTGTTTACAAATGGCTTTTAGTTTTCAACTATCCGCTTTTAAACAAACAATATACTTTGTCAGACAGGCTATAATTATGTCAAGCTAGTACCTTTTAAATGTTAAGGAGGTATAATGGGGGCGCATTTGTCATTTGATTTCACATGTCAGTGAGAAAAACAAATATGGATAAATTCTAAACCAATTATAGTGTGAACTATATGTTCCAGGTCATGTTGTTTCAATTTGAGGTGTAGCTTACCCTATTCATTGCAAAAGTTTATCAAGCACTTTTTTGGAAGGTTTAATAAAAAGTGAATCAAATCGATGTCTTGTTGACCTAATGTCCTCTATAAGAGTTTATATAGCCTTTACAATGCTATAGGCCAGCAGATGTCGGTCTTGTTTCCAGATTTTATAAACTGTTAATAAAAATGGGAAAGCTGCTTGATGTTTATGACGCTGTCTTTGTCGAAGAACATAAGGTCTTTCTGTTGACATCTGTGTTGGACATATAAATCAGATGCTTTCAATGTAACAGGATGATCACAACCTGATGTCACAGTTTGTTTTTGAGATGCTTTCCAGTAAACTTGTTGCAATTGTCTCTGTTTCTGGTTGTCATGATTTCGACCAACTGATTTTAAGATTCCTTTTTTGCCTTGGTTGTGAAAAGGACTGATGAAAGTTGCAAATGTACTTTATAGAATTACAGGTTTCAGAAATATTTTTggggaaatgttttttttattttatttaggaagCTGCTTTAGTTCGCATGTTTCCCGTTGTCCTAATTTCAAATAACGTTGACCATATTTCGAATTTATAGACCAATTGCAGGAATATGTTTACCTCGTCTTTGCCGTGGTTCATAATGACATTTTCTTAGCAATATTGTAGTGCCAATTATAGTGGAGAAATAGGTCCTATTTTTCGTTGAGATTAGTGCGTTTTGGCAACGGTCCACAAAGGCCTAGAAAGTCAAGACCTTGGTTTATATATTTTGTAATGATTCAGATTTTTTCAAAACAAATCAGGAAGCAACTCAAATCTATAGGCCTATTTGGTTTCATTAAAAATAGAATACTACTTTCACTGTCTTATTTTTATTAAAATGACAAAGATTGCTAAAAGAATGGGATAGTAGGGACTCAGAGACAGCTGATAAAGCATTTTAATACGAGTTTTATATTGAATTCTATTTAAATTGTGCTGTCGTCCTGCAAACTTCACAGAAAAAACAGTAGCCTATAATTATTTTAAATGGTTGACATTGGGCTTTACATGAAGAATTTAATCGtacttttgcaaaaaaaaatctcaaatcaTAAACCAATACAATCCAGCGCCCATTGGTATCTGCGGAATGGACACGATGGTTATGTGGGGTCACAAGGTAGGTAGGCCTGTGTTACCAAATAGGTCATTAGAGCTAACATAGATTGCCTACGAAATGTACGTTATAACCTGCTATTACACTTATGTCTGGCAGGAACGCATTTGCCTGACAAAAGACTCCGGTCATTTCTGTATAGGCTATGGCTTAATGTTTAATGATTAATTTGCATGATTGTTGCGGGCTTACTCTGTTTTGTTTTACTTGGTTGGTTCCAGTGGCCTATTTGTACGCCGATCGGTGCATTCGTTTTGCAGAATCATTCGATGATGGTCGCATGCCTCATGCAGATAGTAATTGAACAATCTGACTCTTGATAGGCTACAATGCAATTTCTCCAGATGAAACACACGTCGGGTGTTAGATGTTGTCATTGAATCATGGGgatataatacaatacaataaaagTTTCCAAAAAATTTGACCAAATGCATCAATAATTGTTCGATAGTTTTGGCCATCAATCAGCCCAAACATCAGCAGCACATTTCTTAAATTGCATGTAAAATGTGTGCCGGTTCAGTCGTATACGGCCATTATCAGTTTAATGATATATTACGCAATGTTACAGATAATTTGCACGACGTTCACTTCGGAGAATAACTATTTGTTCTTGTCTGGATATATTTACTCCCTTCACACGTCCAGAACTGCGTAGGATTTAGCCTAGTGCTCCCGGCCATTCAGTTTATCTGCGATAAAGCGTTGAATACGTTGTATCAAATAATTCCCCTCTTTCCTTTCACAAGTTGTTATTCATTGTGGTCAATAGCATGCCGTTCTTCTGTAGAGCCTCCTGCGCGAGAAAGTAACAGCAACTGCGCAGAGTCATACAGT contains these protein-coding regions:
- the LOC135522552 gene encoding chromobox protein homolog 8-like; this translates as MELSAVGERVFAAESIIKRRIRRGRMEYLVKWKGWSPKFSTWEPEENILDSRLFVAFEERERERELFGPKKRGPKPKTFLLKAQAKAKAKLYEFRSDAVRGIRVTYPTPEPVITPRAREGLRAVVPTIFPPSTVNRGESVRVRPPEPVREHRQPVLQRPPGPNDFVIVPKKRGPKPKLRFKDNPFNSPPAALSPPKRRAEEQATYGPLKLAKLGLSGGEERGSEMRGIKLAHRHQEELGGYPHKQIRPVASGSTQQHCGPDRGMLHSHRIGSDSQACRTKECPSNYLSPPQLKHLSKKNVHQPSEDHPQRGKPSLIAKIPVSRILGHTDEVTWKPCLNNVEKVLVTDVTTNFLTVTIRESSTDQGFFKDKR